Proteins found in one Thermomicrobiales bacterium genomic segment:
- a CDS encoding electron transfer flavoprotein subunit beta/FixA family protein: MKIVVCAKHVPDPNMPMEVDTGTKRLKRNPAQSILDPSDEFGIEIALQIVEKDGGEVVVLTMGPAAAEDALRRAMAMGAGRAIHIIDDALAGSDALGTAKALAAAIKAEEPDMVICAVESTDAYTGMVPGALAELLDLPQVTFARSLAVDGGAVSIQRATESGYQTVQAQLPALVTVTASVAEPRYPSFKLMMQAKKKPVDARDTGALGVDAGAVGESGAKEEVLTVELIREEKQGVKITDEGGDSVDQIVAYLKKIQVA, from the coding sequence ATGAAGATCGTCGTCTGCGCAAAACACGTCCCTGATCCGAATATGCCGATGGAGGTCGATACCGGCACCAAGCGGCTCAAGCGGAACCCGGCCCAGTCGATTCTCGATCCGTCCGACGAGTTCGGCATCGAGATCGCGCTTCAGATCGTCGAGAAAGATGGCGGCGAGGTCGTCGTCCTGACGATGGGTCCGGCCGCCGCCGAGGATGCGCTACGGCGCGCCATGGCGATGGGTGCCGGACGGGCTATCCATATCATCGATGATGCGCTGGCCGGTTCCGACGCGCTCGGCACAGCCAAGGCACTGGCAGCAGCCATCAAGGCTGAAGAGCCGGACATGGTCATCTGCGCAGTGGAGAGCACCGACGCCTACACCGGCATGGTGCCGGGCGCGCTGGCCGAGCTGCTCGACCTGCCACAGGTCACGTTCGCCCGCTCGCTCGCCGTCGATGGCGGCGCGGTCAGCATTCAGCGCGCGACCGAGAGCGGCTACCAGACGGTGCAGGCGCAATTGCCGGCGCTCGTCACGGTGACGGCCTCCGTCGCCGAGCCGCGCTATCCGTCGTTCAAGCTGATGATGCAAGCCAAGAAGAAGCCGGTTGACGCACGTGATACCGGAGCACTCGGCGTTGACGCCGGTGCAGTCGGTGAATCCGGCGCGAAGGAGGAGGTCCTGACGGTCGAGCTGATCCGCGAGGAGAAGCAGGGCGTCAAGATCACAGA
- a CDS encoding nuclear transport factor 2 family protein — protein MALTAEDILEIHSVLTKYGHVVDDHDWDRAHEVFSDDFVFDRSTYGLPDLNGIADIVKTFLGRNMYGHFTGNITLAEEDDGSVSAHSKFIGFPNEGQPITGDYYDRLVRTEHGWRLQRRRADTRQRKFFD, from the coding sequence ATGGCGTTAACCGCTGAGGATATATTGGAGATCCACTCGGTACTGACCAAGTACGGGCACGTTGTCGATGACCACGACTGGGATCGCGCACACGAAGTCTTCTCCGATGACTTCGTCTTCGATCGCAGTACCTACGGCTTGCCTGACCTCAATGGCATTGCCGACATCGTCAAAACGTTCCTGGGGCGCAATATGTACGGGCATTTCACCGGCAACATCACGCTCGCAGAGGAGGATGACGGCAGCGTTTCGGCGCATAGTAAGTTCATCGGCTTCCCCAACGAGGGCCAGCCAATCACCGGAGATTATTACGACAGGCTCGTGCGTACGGAGCATGGTTGGCGGTTGCAACGACGGCGCGCCGACACACGCCAACGGAAATTTTTCGACTAG
- a CDS encoding 3-hydroxyacyl-CoA dehydrogenase NAD-binding domain-containing protein codes for MVARLTVEDVERRPVAIVGAGTLGGMIAATFIGHGADVHLFDISPAQLRAAASHVDAVVSTLGDGDRGQLTTSTSLADTVRDAWLIIEAVPERLDLKRDVFAQIDEVAPEDAILTTNSSSYRSSALADVVSQPERLMNTHFYHPPERNAVEVMTSGSTDPALIELVIEQLGRRGFRPFHVRQESTGFIYNRVWAAIKREALMVVATGVAAPEDVDALFRSFHEAGVGPFELMDRVGLDVVLEIEEHYAREREGIPEEPRQLLRRYITEGKLGVKSGEGFYRYE; via the coding sequence ATGGTCGCGCGTTTGACTGTTGAAGATGTTGAGCGACGGCCAGTCGCTATTGTTGGCGCGGGCACGCTGGGCGGCATGATTGCTGCAACGTTCATAGGACACGGCGCTGATGTCCACCTGTTCGACATTAGTCCCGCTCAGCTGCGTGCGGCAGCGTCACATGTAGACGCCGTTGTCAGCACGCTCGGTGACGGCGACCGCGGCCAGCTAACGACTTCAACGTCGCTGGCAGATACGGTGCGGGATGCCTGGCTCATCATCGAGGCTGTCCCGGAGCGGCTCGATCTCAAGCGCGACGTGTTCGCGCAGATCGACGAGGTGGCGCCTGAGGACGCGATTCTGACGACGAACTCGTCGTCGTACCGTAGCAGCGCGCTGGCCGACGTCGTGTCGCAGCCAGAGCGGCTGATGAACACGCACTTCTACCACCCGCCAGAGCGCAACGCAGTTGAAGTGATGACCAGCGGATCGACCGATCCGGCGCTGATTGAGCTGGTGATCGAGCAGTTGGGGCGGCGTGGTTTTCGACCGTTCCATGTCCGCCAGGAGAGTACCGGCTTCATCTATAACCGGGTCTGGGCAGCGATCAAGCGTGAGGCGCTGATGGTCGTCGCGACGGGCGTGGCTGCGCCGGAGGATGTTGATGCGCTGTTTCGCTCATTTCACGAAGCCGGGGTCGGCCCGTTCGAGCTGATGGACCGGGTCGGGCTGGATGTTGTGCTGGAGATTGAGGAGCACTACGCGCGCGAGCGCGAAGGCATACCCGAGGAACCGCGACAACTGCTGCGGCGCTACATCACCGAGGGCAAGCTCGGTGTGAAGAGCG